In Zunongwangia sp. HGR-M22, the sequence CATGATGAGCAGAATAAAAGCAAAGGGGAGACCTGTTACAATCGATGCTGTTTGCAAGGCTTGTAGTCCACCTCCAATAAGTAAAACGGCTGCAATCGTACCTTCGGCGAATGCCCAGAAAATTCGTTGACTAATTGGTGAATCAATTTTTCCTCCTGAAGTTAAACTGTCTACTACCAAAGAACCAGAATCGGAAGAGGTAACAAAGAATCCTGCAATCAAGATCACTCCAACTACGTTAAGTACGGTAGCTAATGGAAACTGTTCTAAGAAAACGAAAAGGGCTGTAGCAACATCATCGTTTACTGCTTCAACAATAGCATTATCACCGGTTAAAACTTGTTGGATAGATGCGCTACCAAAAGCTGAAATCCAGAAAAAAGTAATTAGAGAAGGAACGATAAGTACACCTAATGTAAACTCTCTAATGGTTCTACCTTTAGACACACGAGCAATAAAGGTTCCCACAAAAGGAGACCATGCAATCCACCAACCCCAGTAAAATACTGTCCAGTCGTTTTGCCATTTTGTGCCGGTAAAACTTTCTGTCCAGGTAGAAATCATAAGGAAGTCAGAAAAATAGTTTCCTGTGTTTTGTACGAAAGACTGAAATATAAAAATAGTTGGTCCTAATACTAAAACCAGTAATAATAGAACAACCGCAATACGCATGTTCCATTCACTTAAAATTCTTACACCTTTATCTACACCTAAAACTACAGAAAGGGTGGCGACGGCAGTAATACCTGCAATTAATATCACCTGAGTAGTAATATCGTTGGTGATTCCAAAAACGTGTTCTACACCCGCAGCAATCTGTTGCACTCCAAATCCTAACGAGGTTGCAAGACCAAAAAGTGTGGCTAAAACAGCGAAAATGTCAATAATATTTCCAATCCATCCGTGAATTTTATCGCCAATAAATGGATAAAATACCGATCTAATAGTAAGCGGTAGACCTCGAGAATAGGTGAAATAAGCTAAAGCTAAACCTACTAAAGCATAAATACCCCAGGCGTGGAATCCCCAGTGAAGAAAGGTGAAACTCATCGCTTCACGAGCTGCTTCAACGGTACCACCTTCCGCCATTGGTGGCGTGTTAAAGTGGTTTATAGGTTCTGCAATACTCCAAAATAGTAATCCAATTCCCATACCTGCGCTAAAAAGCATCGCAAACCAGGAACCTGTTTTAAATTCAGGTTTTGCATTTTGCCCACCAATTCTTAGGTTTCCAAATTTGCTAAATGCGAGATAAAGCATAAAGCCTAGGAAAATGTTTACTACGAGTATGAAAAACCATCCTCCGTTGTTGGCTACGTAATTTTGTACATTTTCGAATATTTTTTCTGCTTTTTTATCATAAATAAGTGTCAAGATAATACTCGCAATAATAATAATCGTGGATGTAAAGAAAACCGGACCGTTAACTTCGAGCCCAAAAAGGGACTTTCCTTCATCACTTCTTTTTACTTTTTCTGCCATACTAAATTGTTAGTTGTTAAAAATAATATCCTATATTTATATTAAACCGAGCCTCCCATTTGGCATCGGGAGTTCCCACAGAGAAATCATCTACAAAATCTCCTCCAAGCCAGGAATGATTGTAACCAGCGGCATAATCGATGTAAGTATAAATCTGACCGGCGGTCACTAAAATTCCGGTTACATTCATAAATGAGTCTCCAAAACTTTCTTCAGCTTTATCCATAAAACCAAAATCATTATAGAATTCCAAATTTGATATTGGTCCTATTTCAACAGGAACTTTTCTGCTAACTGCTAGCGTATACATATTAAAATCTGCTGCGACCTCGTATGGAGCGCCATATGCTGCGAATTTTAAAACGTTGCTATTCACGGTATCTGGTGTAGCGGGGTTATGTTCGATAATCATCCCTTGTGCCTTTACATTCCACTTTTCACCCAAGTATTCATAATGAAGGGCAAAACCATGATGGTCTCCTGTTTCTTCAGTATCAATATTATAAATACCACCGTACTGTACAGATGTTCCTATCTGGTGATTTTTATTTTTGCCAAACTTATAAATAAATTTACCGTTGAACTGATTAATTTCTTTATTTCTGCCAGCAATATCGTAAGAGTATCTAGAAGGAGATACTTCTGTATTGCTTCCAAATCGTAATTCTTCTGCGTTTTTGAAGAAAGCAAATTGATACTGGAAATCCTCTGAATCATGCATATATTTTATTCCCATGTCGTGGTCGTCCTCTAAGCCAACATAATAAGTGATATTGAAAAACCAGTTATGAGAATTGTATTGCTGAAGTCCGAATGGTACCTGAGTAAGTCCTACCTGAATTTGATCCTGCTTGTTAAAATTATAACCAACCCATCCTTGTTTTAGAAATCCTCCGCCAAAAGACTCAGAATACAGTCGATATTCTACATTTAAGAAGATGTCTTTATAAGATCCTTTTGCATTAATACGGAACATGTCGTAGCCAAAATCGCCTCCACGTTTTTTTTGTCCCTCTTTCCAACTGGAGAGATTGTAATTAAAACGTAATGCGCCACCAATATCCAACTTGGGCTTTTCGGCTTCGTTGTCATTTTGCGCCATCACCGAGGAAAAGCAGAAAAGAAATGCAGTGCCTAAGAGTAATTTGTAAGTTTTAGAAAGTAAATTTTTGTTCATTCACTATGGTTTTAAATGATTTTTGCGAAACAATAAAAAACTGCCTCAAAAACCTAAAAATTAGTAAATTCTTAGATCATCTTTAGGAGGAATTTATAGAATTATTTCCAAATAAACATTATACATCTAGTTTTTTAGAAGTAATACCCCACGTTAATGTTAAAACGAGCTTCCCATTTTACACCAGGATCACCAGTAGAAAATTCGTTATCAAAATCACCACCCAGCCATGAATGATTGTATCCGGCCGCATAATCAATATAAGTGCTTATAGGTCCAGAATTTATAAGAACTCCAAAGACGTTCATATACGATTCTGCAAAGCCATCAATACTTTTGTGCATATATCCAAAATCGTTATAAATTTCAATTTTTTCTACAAAATCTCTGTCGATGTTAATTAGGCGTGAAATTCCAAAGTTATAAATTTCAAAATCTGTAGCAACTTCATAAGGCGTACCATACGCACCCATTTGTATAATATCTCTGGAATTGCCGGGAGCATTTTCAGGATTAAACTCGGCTTTAGTTGCCTGTGCTTTTATAAACCAATCTTCGGTTCTAAATTCATAATGGACTGCAAGAGCATAGCGATCTCCGGTTTCCTGGGTCTCAATATTGTAAATGCCGCCATATTGCGCAGAAAGTCCAATTTTGTGCATGCCGTCTAGATTGGGCTTGTAAACTATTTTTCCGTTAATTTGGTTGACTTCTTTATTTTTTCCTACAATATCATACGAATATCGACTAGATGATGCAGCGGAGTTATTACCAAAGGTCAATTCTTCACCATTCTTGAAAAAAGCAGCATAGTATTCAAACATATCTCCTTTATATGAATATCGAACTCCCATATCGTAATCGTCTTCAAGACCTACATAATATGGAAGATTTAAAAACCAGTTATGAGAGTTATAACGCTCGATCCCAAAAGGAACCTGTAATAAGCCAATTTGAATTTCTTGCTCTTCATTTAAATGATATCCCAGCCAACCTTGTTTTAAAAAATTTCCCCCAAATGCTTCAGAGTAAAATCGATATTCTGCATTTATATAAAGATCTTTATACTCTCCCTGCACAGCAAGACGAAATAGATCGAAACCAAAATCGCCTCCTCTTTCCTTCATTTCTGGCTTCCAGGAAGATAAGTTGTAATTGAAGCGGAGGGCACCTCCTATATCTAATTTAGGTTTCGGTTTTTCATCGCTTTTTTCCTGGGCATTACATTCCTGAAGTGGTAAAAAGCATAAAATAAGTAAAGCAATGCAGTAGTTTTTTAGAGGTAGTTTTTGTTTCATTTATTCGGTTTTTTTTAAGTTACACTGAAATAAATTAATTCAGCATTAAATGCGTGATTTTAATATTTAATTAAAGTTTTTTCAATAAAAAAGGCCCTCTAAAAAGAAGGCCTCGATATAATTTTTGAAATAAACTATCTCAATTACTTTATGATTTGGCAAGTTCAATCATAATTTCAATTTCCTCAGCAAGTTTATCTGGATTTCCATTATATCCTACAGATTTAAATTTGATGCGGCCATCTGGTCCTACAACAAATTTCGTAGGAATTCCCGATACGCCATAAGCATCGACAACTTTAAAATCGTTGCTATCTTCTACTTTTTCATCCATTAAAACATGGAAGTCGTATTCGTTAGATTCGATAAATTCGGTAACTTCTTTCATACGAGCATCTGGAGCTTGTCTTTCCCAAGTATCGATAAATAAGAATTTTACGTTTGGATTGTCCTGATTTGCAACAACAGCTTTTTGCATTCCCGGGAAGGAGCTTTTGCAAGGCCCACACCAGGTCGCCCAGAAATCTAGGATCACGGTTTTTCCTTTTAATTCACTTAGAGCAATTTCATTACCGTCAAGGTCTTTAAGTTTAAACTTGCTCGCCTCTTCATCGATCATCTTCTTCTTTAAATCGCTTTTAGCTTTAGCATGTCCTTTTTCTTCAAGCATCGCAAGTTCTTCTTCAAAGCCAGAAGTGTCTCCAGTAGCGGTATAGGCTTCTTTATAGTATTCTTTTAATTTTTCAGAACCTTTATTTTCGGCAATAAAAGCTGAAGCTTTTTCTTTAGCGACATCATATTGTTCGTCTTCTACTAAATATTGAATGTATTTTTCAGCAATCTCAGCATCGGCCATTTTCGATTTTGTAGCCATTTCCTGATATTTTATCGCTTCTTTTAATTGGTCTTGCTTATACATTATAGTTGCATAAGTGTCCTGATACATTGCTTTGCTATAATCTATATTGCTAGAATGCTGTGAAGCCGATTGTGTATTTGGCTTATCTTTGGCATCAATATTATCCATAAGATCTAGTGATTT encodes:
- a CDS encoding porin, coding for MKQKLPLKNYCIALLILCFLPLQECNAQEKSDEKPKPKLDIGGALRFNYNLSSWKPEMKERGGDFGFDLFRLAVQGEYKDLYINAEYRFYSEAFGGNFLKQGWLGYHLNEEQEIQIGLLQVPFGIERYNSHNWFLNLPYYVGLEDDYDMGVRYSYKGDMFEYYAAFFKNGEELTFGNNSAASSSRYSYDIVGKNKEVNQINGKIVYKPNLDGMHKIGLSAQYGGIYNIETQETGDRYALAVHYEFRTEDWFIKAQATKAEFNPENAPGNSRDIIQMGAYGTPYEVATDFEIYNFGISRLINIDRDFVEKIEIYNDFGYMHKSIDGFAESYMNVFGVLINSGPISTYIDYAAGYNHSWLGGDFDNEFSTGDPGVKWEARFNINVGYYF
- a CDS encoding BCCT family transporter; protein product: MAEKVKRSDEGKSLFGLEVNGPVFFTSTIIIIASIILTLIYDKKAEKIFENVQNYVANNGGWFFILVVNIFLGFMLYLAFSKFGNLRIGGQNAKPEFKTGSWFAMLFSAGMGIGLLFWSIAEPINHFNTPPMAEGGTVEAAREAMSFTFLHWGFHAWGIYALVGLALAYFTYSRGLPLTIRSVFYPFIGDKIHGWIGNIIDIFAVLATLFGLATSLGFGVQQIAAGVEHVFGITNDITTQVILIAGITAVATLSVVLGVDKGVRILSEWNMRIAVVLLLLVLVLGPTIFIFQSFVQNTGNYFSDFLMISTWTESFTGTKWQNDWTVFYWGWWIAWSPFVGTFIARVSKGRTIREFTLGVLIVPSLITFFWISAFGSASIQQVLTGDNAIVEAVNDDVATALFVFLEQFPLATVLNVVGVILIAGFFVTSSDSGSLVVDSLTSGGKIDSPISQRIFWAFAEGTIAAVLLIGGGLQALQTASIVTGLPFAFILLIMCYSLYKGLNEDMKKLNKKKEQKQKENYEEVVKNIVQKRNLKKADQND